Proteins encoded in a region of the Lujinxingia vulgaris genome:
- a CDS encoding helix-turn-helix transcriptional regulator, with translation MTAPLVAERWSGLQGLDPSPVLPDGCRDLILRVPPDAAPILHLSPLDTTAREVQTAPGTHWLGLRLYAGTTARDGRAIDAAQLLECPDSRALINKIHQHPDEAEALLRELISTHLASPPPVFLDYLAALSSTENAATFPRQLGVSDRTLRRHITRATGASPSFWRQLSRIRRCARQIARTELPLADIALNCAFSDQAHMQREVRRWFGTTPAQIRAQAPTYALRLREPERGL, from the coding sequence ATGACCGCTCCGCTAGTCGCCGAGCGCTGGTCGGGCCTCCAGGGCCTCGACCCCTCCCCGGTGCTCCCTGATGGCTGCCGCGATCTGATCCTGCGCGTCCCTCCAGACGCCGCCCCGATCCTGCACCTTAGCCCTCTCGATACCACCGCCCGTGAGGTTCAAACCGCTCCCGGAACCCACTGGCTGGGGCTCCGCCTCTACGCCGGCACCACCGCCCGCGACGGCCGCGCCATCGACGCCGCACAGCTGCTCGAATGCCCCGACAGCCGCGCGCTCATCAATAAGATTCACCAGCATCCCGACGAGGCCGAAGCCCTGCTCCGCGAGCTTATCTCCACTCACCTCGCCAGCCCTCCCCCCGTCTTTCTCGACTACCTCGCGGCACTCTCCAGCACCGAGAACGCGGCGACGTTTCCCCGCCAACTCGGCGTCTCCGATCGCACCCTCCGCCGCCACATCACCCGCGCCACCGGCGCCTCGCCATCCTTCTGGCGCCAGCTCTCGCGCATCCGCCGATGCGCGCGCCAGATCGCCCGCACCGAACTCCCCCTGGCGGACATCGCCCTGAACTGCGCCTTCAGCGACCAGGCCCACATGCAGCGCGAAGTTCGCCGCTGGTTCGGTACCACCCCCGCCCAGATCCGCGCCCAGGCCCCCACCTACGCGCTCCGACTCCGCGAGCCGGAGCGCGGGCTCTAG
- a CDS encoding sulfite exporter TauE/SafE family protein: MGLMIIVAIFVTGFLAGGLGSMVGLGGGVFIVPVLSLVLGVDLKAAIAASAICVVLNSLNGSAEYLRRGMVHIKLALLLQVSTAMAAILGGIIVVYSPVQTLKLVFAGTLALVIAALVGAPRGAEVVAPGGHDPFGMATEFDDPTTSKPLGYVPQRMKRGVTLSALAGLSSGMLGIGGGAVQVPMMSAMMRVPLRAAAATSTFMVGTTASVSALILAMAGVVDIAVTVPAMAGVMIGSNLGARLGAKVSAGALRQVLIFTLAILTVAMAADGLGWVSLR; the protein is encoded by the coding sequence ATGGGTTTGATGATCATCGTGGCGATCTTTGTGACGGGGTTTCTGGCAGGCGGGCTGGGCTCGATGGTGGGGCTGGGCGGGGGCGTCTTCATCGTGCCGGTGCTCTCGCTGGTGCTGGGCGTGGATTTGAAGGCGGCGATCGCGGCCAGCGCCATCTGTGTGGTGCTCAACTCGCTCAACGGCAGCGCGGAGTACCTGCGCCGGGGCATGGTGCATATTAAGCTCGCGCTGCTTTTGCAGGTGTCCACGGCGATGGCGGCGATCCTGGGCGGCATCATCGTGGTGTATTCGCCGGTGCAGACCCTCAAGCTGGTTTTTGCCGGGACGCTGGCGCTGGTGATCGCAGCCCTGGTCGGTGCGCCGCGCGGCGCGGAGGTGGTGGCGCCCGGGGGGCACGACCCCTTTGGCATGGCCACCGAGTTTGACGATCCGACCACCTCAAAACCCTTAGGCTATGTGCCTCAACGCATGAAACGCGGCGTGACGCTGAGCGCGCTTGCGGGCTTAAGCTCCGGGATGCTCGGGATTGGCGGGGGGGCGGTGCAGGTGCCGATGATGAGCGCGATGATGCGCGTGCCCCTGCGCGCGGCCGCTGCCACCAGCACCTTTATGGTGGGCACGACGGCGTCAGTGAGCGCCTTGATCCTGGCGATGGCCGGCGTGGTCGACATCGCCGTGACCGTCCCGGCGATGGCCGGCGTGATGATCGGCTCGAACCTCGGCGCACGGCTGGGCGCAAAGGTCTCAGCCGGAGCGCTGCGTCAGGTGCTGATCTTCACGCTCGCCATTCTCACCGTGGCGATGGCCGCCGATGGGCTGGGCTGGGTGTCGCTGCGCTGA
- a CDS encoding DUF1634 domain-containing protein, protein MAVSVASRDDSLVVGVLYRWLSLLGMAMALSGVALEFLLTGVIRSGLWAPSELWGGVRSLDVSVLTTMGVWLLIAGPSVGLVILAWRALGSRRWMQGMLAVLVLVIVVLSVPLKMSLKGA, encoded by the coding sequence ATGGCAGTGAGTGTGGCGAGCCGTGACGATTCACTGGTCGTCGGCGTGCTCTACAGATGGCTGAGCCTGTTGGGCATGGCGATGGCGCTGTCGGGCGTGGCGCTGGAGTTTCTGCTCACCGGCGTGATTCGCAGCGGGCTGTGGGCCCCATCGGAGTTGTGGGGCGGGGTGCGCAGCCTGGACGTCTCGGTGCTCACGACAATGGGCGTGTGGCTTTTGATCGCCGGGCCTTCGGTGGGGCTTGTGATCCTGGCCTGGCGCGCGCTGGGCTCCCGGCGCTGGATGCAGGGGATGCTCGCGGTGCTGGTGCTGGTGATCGTGGTGCTCTCGGTGCCGCTGAAGATGTCGCTGAAGGGGGCGTGA
- a CDS encoding VOC family protein: protein MLGLRTVVYPVDDLQKARAWYVKAFGVEPYFENERYIGFDVCGYELGLMAASGDLTPSLGGSETLWGVGDIQAEFERLVGLGARALVEPWHTGEGIWVASLADPFGNRLGLVVNPHFRPPAVPSLHEPA, encoded by the coding sequence ATGTTGGGACTTCGAACTGTTGTTTACCCGGTTGACGATCTGCAAAAAGCCAGAGCCTGGTATGTGAAGGCGTTTGGCGTAGAGCCCTACTTTGAGAACGAGCGTTATATTGGTTTTGATGTATGCGGCTATGAATTGGGATTGATGGCTGCATCCGGGGATCTCACCCCATCGTTGGGGGGCTCGGAGACGCTCTGGGGGGTGGGGGATATTCAGGCGGAGTTTGAGCGTCTGGTGGGGCTGGGGGCGCGGGCGCTGGTGGAGCCCTGGCATACGGGGGAGGGGATCTGGGTGGCGTCTTTGGCCGACCCCTTCGGCAACCGGCTGGGGCTTGTGGTTAACCCGCATTTTCGGCCGCCGGCGGTGCCGAGTCTGCACGAGCCTGCGTGA
- a CDS encoding TadE/TadG family type IV pilus assembly protein: MIRRINALLRDERGTSMTEFVMTIPIFITLFIGIMNLGRPARAQSYVTRDAATEMWRQVYQAEDDDLRMSARYEWAGLGSHDSWLRTLEAGYLGATGHWGHSRLYAQPMMFGLTGRTIPNRGDYGRMARKITSNPTEIVGNAHVATMMVNDTLHFDALATSMGGRPDSLGDIIGAVAGTALSISGAAAGFGAGIRYGQVDAGHTATVTFTTGHTRTLTRKYNALVSPTPDGPLSPEQRAFLVGRTSAEIREPYRNLLDFWRSTLPNERYSVPNF; this comes from the coding sequence ATGATCAGACGCATCAATGCCTTGCTGCGCGATGAGCGCGGCACCTCCATGACCGAGTTTGTGATGACGATCCCGATCTTCATCACGCTCTTTATTGGCATCATGAACCTGGGGCGGCCGGCCCGCGCGCAATCCTATGTGACCCGCGATGCGGCCACCGAGATGTGGCGGCAGGTCTACCAGGCTGAAGACGACGATCTGCGCATGAGCGCGCGCTACGAGTGGGCGGGGCTTGGCTCCCATGACAGCTGGCTGCGCACCCTGGAAGCCGGCTACCTGGGCGCCACCGGTCACTGGGGGCACTCTCGCCTCTACGCTCAACCGATGATGTTCGGGCTGACCGGGCGCACGATCCCCAACCGCGGGGATTACGGCCGGATGGCGCGTAAGATCACCTCTAACCCCACCGAGATCGTGGGCAACGCGCACGTGGCCACGATGATGGTCAACGACACGCTGCATTTTGATGCGCTGGCTACCAGTATGGGCGGTCGCCCCGACTCTCTGGGCGATATCATCGGGGCGGTGGCCGGTACGGCGCTCTCCATCTCGGGGGCAGCCGCGGGTTTTGGCGCCGGGATCCGCTACGGACAGGTCGACGCCGGGCATACCGCCACGGTGACCTTTACGACCGGTCATACCCGCACGCTGACGCGTAAGTACAACGCGCTGGTCTCGCCGACGCCCGATGGTCCGCTCTCGCCAGAGCAGCGCGCATTTCTGGTGGGCCGCACCTCGGCGGAGATCCGCGAGCCTTACCGCAACCTGCTCGACTTCTGGCGATCGACGCTGCCCAATGAGCGCTACTCGGTGCCCAACTTCTGA
- the treS gene encoding maltose alpha-D-glucosyltransferase — protein MPKTPWYQDAIIYEVHVRSFFDSDGDGIGDLRGLTQRLDYLEELGVTALWLLPFYPSPLKDDGYDIAGYTEVHPDYGTLRDFQTFLREAHRRGLKVITELVLNHTSDQHPWFQRARRAPRGSVERDFYVWSDTPDRYREARIIFSDVKHSNWTYDPVAGQYFWHRFYDHQPDLNFDNPQVRKAVFEIVDFWMKMGIDGLRLDAITYLYEREGTTCEGLPETHAFLRDLRAHVDERYEDRMLLAEANLWPEDAVAFFGQGDECHMAFHFPLMPRLFMAVEMEDRQPIVDILDQTPELPEGCQWALFLRNHDELTLEMVTDEERDFMYRAFAPELRMRVNLGIRRRLAPILRGDGRKIRLLYALLLSLPGTPILYYGDEIGMGDNYHLGDRNGVRTPMQWSADRNAGFSRANPQSLFLPVITDPTYHYMSTNVETQENAPASLLRWIKRLISIRQNSPALKSGDLTMVPCTNHRVLAMRRTTEDDDALLVLNLSHAAQHVHLDLSDAAERWPIELWGRTQFPPTHPERAQRYALSLAPYAFYWFNLSKRPLDEAHLMEPPAPRGPLEVRDDWSAIFEGRMRAPFLRRLTEFLHRQPWFNPRARRLESLEIQERIRMRWEEGLTLICLLEATFLDGENEIYMLPIGFSTDRRADRIREQSPHAIITQLRLERTGEPGELFDASVNPGFVSALLGYIRKSWALKGTEGSFKGHWVEHFQDLTPEHLSALPIRVLEVNHTHTSVVFGEDLVFKLFRRLESGRSVDVEVGQFLLERDFPGVAPLTGHLDYHRGRWEPTTLATVHRFVPHRADGLTWFLDHATDHLQHRRPDPVEPTELLDGVSARVLIQMDPDDFELSREDREFLNEARQLGRRAAELHTALASGLPETPFEPTLFSTSYERTRYHSMRTLTLRTMRLLRRRLSTLESHHAMARLVLDQEPEILARFKTMVGRGLGGLRIRIHGDFHLEEVLRTVDDFVIIDLEGHPWLPIGERRIKRTPLRDVATMLRSFHHASMLAWQRTCRADCPRDVEPGECPEALNIFKAAQRWYALCAHAFLSGYLPPATEAGFLPNTPEGIAELLDVMRLQKALRQLEHDLERGESIELSLIAVTTQLMVR, from the coding sequence ATGCCGAAAACGCCATGGTATCAAGACGCCATCATCTACGAAGTTCATGTGCGCTCGTTCTTTGATAGCGACGGCGACGGCATCGGCGATCTGCGCGGGCTGACCCAGCGCCTCGACTACCTCGAAGAGCTCGGCGTCACCGCCCTGTGGCTCCTCCCATTCTACCCCTCGCCGCTCAAAGACGATGGCTACGACATCGCCGGCTACACCGAGGTGCACCCGGACTACGGGACGTTGCGCGACTTCCAAACATTCCTGCGCGAAGCCCACCGCCGCGGCTTAAAGGTCATCACCGAGCTTGTGCTCAACCACACCTCCGACCAGCACCCCTGGTTCCAGCGAGCGCGGCGAGCACCGCGCGGCTCGGTGGAGCGCGACTTCTACGTCTGGAGCGACACCCCGGATCGCTACCGCGAGGCGCGCATCATCTTCAGCGACGTCAAACACTCCAACTGGACCTACGATCCGGTAGCCGGCCAGTACTTCTGGCATCGCTTCTACGACCACCAGCCCGACTTAAACTTCGACAACCCCCAGGTGCGAAAGGCCGTCTTCGAGATCGTCGACTTCTGGATGAAGATGGGCATCGACGGGCTACGCCTGGACGCCATCACCTACCTCTATGAGCGCGAGGGCACAACCTGCGAAGGCCTGCCCGAGACCCACGCCTTTTTGCGCGACCTGCGCGCGCATGTCGATGAGCGCTACGAAGATCGCATGCTCCTGGCCGAGGCCAACCTCTGGCCCGAAGACGCCGTGGCCTTCTTTGGCCAGGGCGACGAATGCCATATGGCCTTTCATTTCCCGCTGATGCCCCGGCTCTTTATGGCGGTGGAGATGGAAGATCGTCAGCCCATCGTCGACATCCTCGATCAGACCCCGGAGCTTCCCGAGGGCTGCCAGTGGGCGCTCTTTTTGCGCAACCACGATGAGCTCACCCTGGAGATGGTCACCGATGAGGAGCGCGACTTTATGTACCGGGCCTTCGCCCCGGAGCTGCGCATGCGCGTCAACCTGGGCATCCGCCGCCGGCTCGCGCCGATTTTGCGCGGCGACGGGCGCAAAATTCGCCTGCTCTACGCCCTTTTGCTCTCCCTTCCCGGCACGCCGATCCTCTACTACGGCGATGAGATCGGCATGGGCGACAACTACCACCTGGGCGACCGCAACGGCGTGCGCACCCCGATGCAATGGAGCGCCGACCGCAACGCAGGCTTCTCGCGCGCCAACCCCCAGAGCCTCTTTCTGCCGGTGATCACCGATCCCACCTACCACTATATGAGCACCAACGTGGAGACCCAGGAGAACGCCCCGGCCTCGCTCTTACGCTGGATCAAACGCCTGATCAGCATTCGGCAGAACAGCCCGGCGCTCAAGAGCGGGGATCTGACGATGGTGCCCTGCACCAACCACCGGGTATTGGCGATGCGGCGGACCACCGAGGACGATGACGCGCTGCTGGTGCTCAACCTCTCGCACGCCGCCCAGCACGTGCATCTGGACTTGAGCGATGCGGCCGAGCGCTGGCCTATTGAATTATGGGGCCGCACGCAATTTCCTCCGACCCACCCGGAGCGTGCGCAGCGCTACGCCCTCTCCCTGGCCCCCTACGCTTTTTACTGGTTCAACCTCTCCAAACGCCCTCTGGATGAGGCGCACCTGATGGAGCCCCCCGCCCCGCGCGGTCCCCTGGAGGTGCGCGACGACTGGTCGGCGATCTTCGAGGGGCGCATGCGCGCACCTTTTTTGCGCCGTCTCACCGAGTTCTTGCACCGCCAGCCCTGGTTTAACCCCCGCGCCCGCCGCCTCGAATCGCTGGAGATTCAGGAGCGCATCCGCATGCGATGGGAAGAAGGTCTTACGCTGATCTGCCTGCTGGAAGCGACCTTTCTCGATGGCGAAAACGAGATCTACATGCTGCCCATCGGCTTCTCCACCGATCGGCGCGCCGACCGCATCCGCGAGCAATCTCCCCACGCCATCATCACCCAGCTGCGCCTGGAGCGCACGGGTGAGCCCGGCGAGCTCTTTGATGCCTCGGTCAACCCCGGGTTTGTGAGCGCTCTGTTGGGCTACATCCGCAAAAGCTGGGCGCTCAAAGGGACGGAGGGAAGTTTCAAGGGCCACTGGGTCGAGCACTTTCAGGACCTCACCCCGGAGCACCTCAGCGCGCTCCCCATCCGTGTTCTGGAGGTCAACCACACCCACACCTCGGTGGTCTTTGGCGAAGATCTCGTCTTCAAACTCTTCCGTCGCCTGGAGTCGGGGCGCTCCGTCGATGTGGAGGTCGGCCAGTTTTTGCTCGAGCGCGACTTCCCCGGCGTCGCCCCGCTCACCGGCCACCTCGACTACCACCGCGGCCGCTGGGAACCGACGACACTGGCCACCGTACACCGCTTCGTGCCCCATCGCGCCGACGGTCTGACCTGGTTTCTCGACCACGCCACCGACCACCTCCAGCACCGCCGCCCCGACCCGGTTGAGCCCACCGAGCTGCTCGACGGCGTGAGCGCCCGGGTGCTCATTCAGATGGACCCGGACGACTTTGAGCTGAGCCGCGAAGATCGCGAGTTCCTCAACGAGGCCCGCCAGCTTGGCCGACGCGCCGCCGAGCTGCACACCGCTCTGGCCAGCGGACTTCCCGAGACGCCCTTTGAGCCCACGCTCTTTTCAACCTCGTATGAGCGCACCCGCTACCACTCCATGCGCACTCTGACGCTGCGCACCATGCGTCTTCTGCGCCGACGGCTCAGCACCCTGGAGTCGCATCACGCGATGGCGCGCCTTGTGCTCGACCAGGAGCCCGAGATCCTCGCGCGCTTCAAGACTATGGTCGGCCGCGGCCTGGGCGGGCTGCGCATTCGCATCCACGGCGACTTCCACCTGGAGGAGGTGCTGCGCACTGTCGATGATTTTGTGATCATCGATCTGGAGGGTCACCCCTGGCTTCCCATCGGGGAGCGGCGCATCAAACGCACGCCGCTTCGCGACGTGGCCACCATGCTGCGCTCCTTTCACCACGCCAGCATGCTCGCCTGGCAGCGCACCTGCCGCGCCGACTGCCCCCGCGATGTCGAGCCTGGCGAGTGCCCCGAAGCGCTCAACATCTTCAAGGCGGCGCAGCGCTGGTACGCCCTCTGCGCGCACGCCTTCTTAAGCGGCTACCTTCCACCGGCCACCGAGGCCGGCTTTCTGCCCAACACCCCCGAGGGCATCGCTGAGCTCCTCGACGTGATGCGTCTGCAAAAAGCCCTGCGCCAGCTCGAGCACGACCTGGAGCGCGGCGAATCCATTGAACTTTCGCTGATCGCGGTGACCACCCAGCTGATGGTGCGCTGA
- the ada gene encoding bifunctional DNA-binding transcriptional regulator/O6-methylguanine-DNA methyltransferase Ada, with protein MSDNEWSDDAEFAARLEQVRARDPEADGRFVYGVKSTGVFCRPSCGSRQALARNIVFFEKVEQARAAGYRACKRCRPEEPPRGEREVALVARLCRFIKSQDEAPSLAQLAAHVELSPHHVHRLFKAHTGLTPHAYIAAHRAARVRNGLRSKDTVTEAIFEAGYSSSGRFYESATERLGMTPSEFRKGGPDVAIRFAVGECSLGAILVAASGKGVCAISLGDEAEALVHELERQFPNAELVGADPDFECLVARVVGLVEAPQLGCDLPLDIRGTAFQERVWKALRAVPPGQRLTYGELARAIGEPKAARAVAGACAANTIAVAIPCHRVVRSDGSISGYRWGVERKRVLLEREGDS; from the coding sequence ATGTCTGACAACGAATGGAGCGACGATGCGGAGTTTGCCGCGCGTCTGGAGCAAGTGCGAGCGCGCGACCCCGAGGCGGACGGCCGCTTCGTCTACGGGGTGAAAAGCACCGGCGTTTTTTGTCGGCCCTCGTGTGGCTCCCGTCAGGCGTTGGCCAGGAACATCGTATTCTTCGAGAAGGTCGAGCAGGCCCGTGCGGCTGGCTACCGGGCCTGCAAACGCTGCAGACCGGAGGAGCCTCCCCGTGGCGAGCGCGAGGTTGCGCTCGTCGCGCGCCTCTGCCGCTTTATCAAGTCCCAGGATGAGGCGCCCTCATTGGCGCAGCTCGCCGCGCATGTGGAGCTCAGCCCCCACCACGTCCATCGCCTTTTCAAGGCGCATACCGGGCTGACGCCGCACGCCTATATCGCCGCGCACCGTGCCGCGAGGGTTCGCAACGGCTTGCGTTCTAAAGACACCGTCACCGAAGCCATCTTTGAGGCGGGTTACAGTTCGTCGGGGCGCTTCTATGAAAGTGCCACCGAGCGCCTGGGCATGACGCCGAGCGAGTTTCGCAAAGGTGGCCCCGATGTGGCGATTCGCTTTGCGGTTGGCGAGTGCTCGCTCGGCGCGATTCTTGTGGCGGCGAGTGGCAAGGGGGTGTGCGCGATCTCACTGGGTGATGAGGCCGAGGCGCTGGTCCATGAGTTGGAGCGCCAGTTTCCCAACGCCGAACTGGTGGGTGCAGACCCCGACTTTGAGTGTCTGGTCGCCCGGGTGGTTGGGTTGGTTGAGGCGCCGCAGCTGGGCTGCGATTTGCCCCTGGATATTCGGGGCACGGCGTTTCAGGAGCGGGTCTGGAAGGCGCTGCGGGCCGTGCCGCCCGGCCAACGCCTGACCTACGGGGAGCTGGCCCGGGCCATTGGTGAACCGAAGGCTGCTCGCGCGGTGGCCGGGGCGTGTGCGGCCAATACGATCGCGGTGGCGATTCCGTGTCATCGGGTGGTTCGCAGCGATGGGAGCATCTCGGGGTATCGGTGGGGGGTGGAGCGTAAGAGGGTGTTGTTGGAGCGTGAGGGCGATTCCTGA
- a CDS encoding alpha,alpha-trehalose-phosphate synthase (UDP-forming), producing MTALGPLTVVSNRLPVVMRQRGGSWKVEPGAGGLVAAMRPILERQGGCWVGWPGVVEEDGQGWAGGLQRAGERAGYALEPVTMSRDQYEGYYEGFSNSVIWPLFHGFADRCTFDAADFEQYRAVNQRFAEATMRCVGGEGLVWVHDYQLFEVGQRLRKLGHRGRLAHFLHISYPGMENYAKLPWRRELLRALLAYDLVGFQTARDVRNFVRCAEAFGVGGVLRHEGGEALLVAEDGRRVEVGAFPIGMDFQGFSERAASSEVEERVRALQDEIGAYRMFLGIDRLDYTKGLIHRLRAFELMLERHPHLCEQVMFFQLVVPSRENVSEYRSLKREFDRVVGRINGRFSTSGWQPIRYLYNRVNPVELAALYRLAVVALVTPLRDGMNLVAKEYCACQVDENGALVLSEFAGAAAQLGEGAVLVNPYDRETTADAMARAVQMDEARRRIRMRSMRRIIAESDVYQWAERFLDRAVEGPQPGEGFATPAQISVLGGGVGPIAPQP from the coding sequence ATGACAGCGTTAGGGCCGTTGACGGTGGTGTCCAATCGCCTGCCGGTGGTGATGCGTCAGAGGGGGGGGAGCTGGAAGGTGGAGCCGGGGGCGGGGGGGCTGGTCGCGGCGATGCGCCCGATCTTGGAGCGGCAGGGGGGCTGCTGGGTAGGGTGGCCCGGGGTGGTCGAGGAGGACGGGCAGGGCTGGGCCGGTGGGCTGCAGCGCGCTGGCGAGCGGGCGGGCTATGCGCTGGAGCCGGTGACGATGAGCCGGGATCAGTATGAGGGGTATTATGAGGGGTTCTCCAACTCGGTGATCTGGCCGCTTTTTCATGGGTTTGCGGACCGGTGCACCTTTGATGCGGCGGACTTTGAGCAGTATCGCGCGGTGAATCAGCGTTTTGCCGAGGCGACAATGCGCTGTGTGGGCGGCGAGGGCCTGGTGTGGGTGCATGATTACCAGCTCTTTGAGGTGGGCCAGCGGTTAAGGAAGCTGGGCCATCGGGGGCGGCTCGCGCATTTTTTGCACATCTCGTATCCGGGTATGGAGAATTACGCCAAGCTCCCCTGGCGGCGGGAGCTGTTGAGGGCGCTGCTGGCCTACGATCTGGTGGGGTTTCAGACCGCGCGCGATGTGCGCAACTTCGTGCGCTGTGCCGAGGCGTTCGGGGTGGGCGGGGTGCTGCGCCATGAGGGTGGCGAGGCCTTGCTGGTGGCCGAAGACGGACGGCGGGTGGAGGTCGGGGCCTTTCCGATCGGGATGGATTTTCAGGGGTTCTCGGAGCGCGCGGCAAGCTCGGAGGTCGAAGAGCGGGTGCGGGCGTTGCAGGACGAGATCGGCGCGTACCGGATGTTTCTGGGCATCGATCGACTCGATTATACCAAGGGGCTCATCCACCGCCTGCGCGCTTTTGAGCTGATGCTGGAGCGTCATCCGCATCTTTGTGAGCAGGTGATGTTCTTTCAGCTGGTGGTGCCCAGCCGGGAGAACGTGAGCGAGTATCGCTCGCTCAAGCGGGAGTTTGACCGGGTAGTGGGGCGCATCAACGGGCGCTTTAGCACCTCGGGCTGGCAGCCGATCCGCTACCTCTACAACCGGGTCAATCCGGTGGAGCTGGCCGCACTCTACCGCCTGGCGGTGGTGGCGCTGGTGACGCCCCTGCGCGACGGGATGAACCTTGTGGCCAAGGAGTATTGCGCCTGCCAGGTCGATGAAAACGGTGCGCTGGTGCTCAGTGAGTTTGCCGGCGCGGCCGCGCAGCTCGGCGAGGGGGCGGTGCTGGTCAATCCCTACGATCGGGAGACCACCGCCGACGCCATGGCGCGGGCGGTGCAAATGGATGAGGCCCGCCGGCGCATACGCATGCGCTCGATGCGGCGGATCATCGCCGAGAGCGATGTGTACCAGTGGGCGGAGCGATTTTTAGATCGCGCCGTCGAGGGGCCGCAGCCCGGCGAGGGGTTCGCGACGCCGGCGCAGATCTCGGTGTTGGGGGGCGGGGTGGGGCCGATTGCGCCGCAGCCTTAG
- a CDS encoding M23 family metallopeptidase, with protein MTTFVITITLVAHLVLPSVLVSWVALSRTTSRLYWILATILTAAFLATMHVAGAGWSWFGLVWRWIFLALFVLCIGHFLYHRWRDLPWLPAKKAKPWLATLLVGLLAAYFLTSIPYLISAGSHDARATELSWPLDGEDFFVIHGGGNEAVNHHYRVDAQRYGLDIVALNAWGVRARGLLPPDLDAYAIYGTPVLAPCDGEVLATRGDLPDQKPMEMDPDNLLGNFITLHCHDLTILLAHLRHDSPGVEAGDMVKAGQPIAEVGNTGNTSEPHLHIHAVEGRVTDHDTLAFEGKGMPMTFGSRFLKRNDRVQPN; from the coding sequence ATGACCACATTCGTCATCACCATCACGCTAGTCGCCCACCTCGTCTTACCTTCGGTGCTGGTGTCGTGGGTGGCGTTAAGCCGCACAACCTCGCGTCTTTACTGGATTCTCGCAACGATTCTCACGGCGGCCTTCCTCGCCACGATGCACGTCGCCGGAGCCGGCTGGAGCTGGTTTGGCCTCGTCTGGCGCTGGATCTTTCTGGCACTTTTTGTGCTCTGCATCGGACACTTTCTTTACCACCGCTGGCGCGACCTGCCCTGGCTTCCCGCCAAAAAAGCCAAACCCTGGCTGGCAACCCTGCTCGTGGGACTTCTGGCCGCGTACTTTCTGACCTCGATCCCCTACCTCATCTCGGCTGGCTCCCACGACGCGCGCGCCACCGAGCTCTCCTGGCCCCTCGATGGCGAGGACTTTTTCGTGATTCACGGAGGCGGCAACGAAGCCGTCAACCACCACTATCGCGTCGACGCCCAGCGCTACGGCCTGGACATCGTGGCGCTCAACGCCTGGGGCGTGCGCGCCCGCGGGCTCCTGCCCCCCGACCTCGACGCCTACGCAATCTACGGCACCCCCGTGCTCGCCCCCTGCGACGGCGAGGTACTCGCGACGCGCGGTGATCTGCCCGACCAGAAGCCGATGGAGATGGACCCCGACAACCTTCTGGGCAACTTCATCACCCTCCACTGCCACGACCTCACCATCCTCCTCGCCCACCTACGCCATGACTCGCCAGGCGTCGAAGCCGGCGACATGGTCAAAGCCGGCCAGCCCATCGCCGAGGTCGGCAACACCGGCAACACCTCGGAGCCTCACCTGCACATCCATGCGGTCGAAGGTCGCGTCACCGACCACGACACGCTGGCCTTCGAGGGTAAAGGCATGCCCATGACCTTCGGCAGCCGTTTTTTGAAGCGGAACGATCGCGTTCAACCCAACTAA